The following is a genomic window from Episyrphus balteatus chromosome 1, idEpiBalt1.1, whole genome shotgun sequence.
GTTTTAACTGTTATTCCTAACTGTTATTTCATcgtttaaagttaaaataaaattcattctaTTTTGAACATTCGAAGAGTCAAGAGCTCAAAAGAAAATTAACTCGTCTTTTTTTTATCTGatacaaaacaagaaaatatcAAGACATTTGAAGATCTTCGGGGCTCTGGTGCCTGATCTACAAACTAATATCACTTTTAATGAGGGGATTAATCTTTCCACtacaaactatatttttttgactttttttttattatggcataattgcaaaacagaaaataaggatttttttttatttttattttgtccttaaatttatttttaattatatttgtatTAGAAATAACAATTAAAcatcaaattttcaatttccgcaacgatttttctttttctggaCAATCGTGCGTCGATCGTGCATGCATTAACCGGAAATACCTAATTATTCCACAAATGACTCTTACATTGGTTTTCATTTAACATAACCCCAAATTTGTAGTATATATCCGGCCCTAAACCAGCCAAAGACACTCGATTTGGCGTGTGACAAAAAATACTATTTCAAAAGTCTCAATCTCATATTCTAAGTAAACTCAatcgaaaaatatcaaaagatcaAGAATACAAAGGTAATCTAAGTATTTCCTGAAaagttgaatgaaaaaataaataaatagataaatccAAAAAGATAAACCATTTTTCTGTGCGCATAAACGAAAGTCAGATTAGATCATCTATCTACCTATTAGGGGTTGCttccaaaaatcaattaatattatatttttaaagttagaCTTTGTATTGATTTATTCGTATAACTATCTCATCAAAAAACCTCAATGATCGATCAAAATCTTTAATTAACACTTCTAATTAAGACAAAGTCGTTCAAAATAATATAGATAAGACAATTTTATCTAATAacaaaaaagtctatataaGGCGTTAAGATTTTTACAAAACTCAGTCATTATTTTGGGactacaaaaatgaaaacattagCAGCTCTACTACTTTTAAGTGTAACTTTAAGTAAGCTCTTATTAAGAACAAAGTTCAACCTTagaaagttattttaaaataaaaaaataattttgttttagtttgtgCACTTCCCATTGAAGAAAGTAACGAAGTATCGGAGGATGGTTATTTTGTTCCACAACTCGATTGGTCCTTGAAATGGATGTCCGCAGAGGAAATTAAAAAGGAACAACTTAAAACAAAAGCGAGAAATTGGTTCAATGACAGACCTGTGGATTTTCACTTATACACTCGGAAGAACCCTAAAAAGTCTCAGAAAATATCTCCCACCGATCTAAAGGGtttgaaaaaatcgaatttCAACAGTAACCATCCCACAAGGTACGTTGAAGTATGGAAACTGGTTAAAATTTGCACTctcaaattcataaattttaatttgaaaactaacTCGACTTTTGGAATTACGAATTCTTTTTAACtaactctatttttttaatttacagaaTCATCATCCACGGCTGGCAAAATAGCCACCAATCGGAACTTAACGTTGTTATCCGCGAAGCTCTATTACAAGTCATGGACTGCAATGTGATCTCTGTGGACTGGAGTCGAAGGCTGAACTACTTCACCTTAAACTACTTAAGCGCCACCTATATGGTTCCCAAAGTTGGTGTCAAAGTTGCCAAATTGATTGATTTCTTAGTTGACGAAGGCGAAATGTCATTGGATGATCTTCATGTCATCGGGCACAGTTTAGGTGCTCATGTGTCAGGTATAGCTGGCAAAAATGTCCGTACCGGAGAAGTTCATACAATTATAGGCTTAGATCCGGCGGGGCCACTCTATGAAGATGCTAAGAACGAAGAACGTCTGACCAAAGATGACGCTCGATATGTTGAAGTGATTCACACCAATGGCGGTACACTGGGCTTTCTGGAACCAATTGGACATGCTGATTTCTATGCAAATGGAGGCCAAGTACAGCCAGgatgttttaaaattgatgttGTTGGATTATGTGCCCATTTGAGGTCATATTGGTATTATGCTGAATCAATAATTGAAAATAGTTTTAAGAGTATGAAGTGTCAAGGTTATACATCGGCCATTTTGAACACTTGCCATGATGTAATTGATGAAATCCGATTGGGAGGTGCAGATAATTATGAATTAGCTAGTGGAGAATATTACACGCCTGTTAATGAATTACCACCTTATGGAAGAGGGGATAAATTTAATatggtttaaaattaataaacacaTGTTATTGTATTGcatagaattttgtatttttataattttgccaGAGGGAGCTTATaaggtcactatggcgtatacggaacttttttgtttgttaaatctTAATGAACCTTATCTTTATTTTAGAATAATAAATCAGAAGAGATAATTATAGTTAAGTATTGCTTTGAACCGATGAGAAATGTGTGTTACTTTCCTAGAATCCTTAAAGGAATACATAAAGATTGCTGGAATAATTGAATTATGGTTCTTTCCATTATGGTTGTGATTATGGTTGTGATCATATTTAACCCTCTGttggcacacctcttttttgcaaatttggtttatactttttcatggcgctagaatttttttcgatctcactattttatggagaatcatatatgaaattgatgtagaattttccgaggaatacGAATTCATTTTTGTccagccaaattcgcacccgtgtgccaaCAGAGGGTTAAATAGGGTCTGGTAAATTGCTTAAGTAATTTCACTAGCTCCTCTTTTGTAATTGCACATTAATTCTTAAAATCGCTTAGACAAACACATATGATATAAATTTTGACTTTACAgaataaagtttaatttaatgtaGGTATACTGCAAACCTTTAAGTTAGACTGGCAGGTACTTGAGCTCTTCCTAAAAGtctagcaatttttttttaaattaaattgtcaaCACGTTAATAGACAATGTTTAAATAATGTTGCATACTAAGAACTTTCATTCGTGTTTTAGTTTCCTTGTAAATTTATATAGTTTTCTGATATTTggtacaaagaaattaaaacacTACTGAACATTTTTAGTATGCAACATTATTTAAACATTGTCTATTAACGTGTTGACGAAGTTTGCAAAAAATTGattgagccgtttttgagaaatctaaaaaaaagtatacttcaAGTTATAGGTacgaaaaaaatcgatttccttttcgattttcttgtatttcaggaatatatttttaaaaatatctttgaatgcaatattactAAGGATCATTGTtagtataattgtgcaaaattagaacaaaatcgATCGAGGCGTAAAGGAGATATATGGAAAAAATCGAGAATTCAGGCGCAAAGTCCAAGTACTAGAATTTCACCTTGTAACCGGGCGAGTAAGGGGTAtagataaaaatctgaaaaaataatGACCGGCCTAACGCATATATACGAAGTGCAGGGCTGAAGCCTGCCAGAGCAAGATTATTTAACTTAGCATGCTATTAATCGCCACTATAAGAATTTCTAGCATTAGAGGAGATACCTTACTCGGATAGTTCACTAGTTATTGGACTACTATGTCTATTAAATTGGTACCTACTAAACCATAGAAAAGTAGAAACtaagatttcatttttaaattgcaaTTCTCCAGATTATTTTGGTGTTTTATGAAAATGTGAACAGAAATAAAAATCACAAATGATCGATAGGGTAGCAGAAGCAGTGGtgtattttgtttgtatgaaTAATACATTGTGTGAATTTTGCGAAGTGCTAAAATGTATGCAAAAACCGTTCCCTACTTTTAGGCCTTGATATTTTACTAAgaattaaaattcaaacatttgaaGTTCATAGAAACTTTTatgaagaattgttgtttaaatGGGACATCCGAATAAAATTAGTTATTCGATTGAAGGGTTTAActgtaaaaacttaaaatttgtgaaaatgAAACACCAAATGGTCTGGTGGCAGAACTTTTTCTGGCTGGTTTTCAATAAATCAGAGGATGAGACATAATCAGTATACCtacattttgatattttgaaatttagtttgaaGACTTTAATAATCTTCATTTACTTGATATGATAAAACGGTTTTTTCCCGTCAGATCTTACTTTCAGATAAGATCAAAGGATAAGACAAAATTGTCTATCAATTCCAAGAAATAgataaagaattaaaaaacaaaatttccatacaaaatgtaatttttttttttgaaatatatgtacatatcaaattaattaaggaatttctcaaaatttaaattttcaaaaatattattttgagtcatatgataaaaatctttaaaaaaaaaaaattattcaacatTTCCTAtctctttatatttaaataaaagcaaataacaatagactttttatttgcttatcgattttaaattgaaaacatcATTTACAATGAGTATcgcttatctaaaaaaaaaaacgcaaaaatcgaAATTGATATTGATAGAATAAAATCATAATTTGTGAACGTTCCATCGAAGTGTGACTAGTGTATATCTCAAGCATAACAGCTTTTTTTtacgtatttttattttctataactagTTTGTTGAAGTGtaaaataatcaaaacaaaaataataataattttatctttgAAGAGTGGTAATatcaacaaattaattaaaatcaaaattaattgaaatctaTTAAATACATGTAATAGAAGGGACTTTTTTTACATGCGTGTTATAACATAAGGGGGTTTCACCTGAACTTCAAGCAAGGTTAAGGGCTGACATtagttacaacaaaaaaaaactaaaaatagaaaagaatatTTCACATAGAATActtaaatgttttattccgaGTCAATAATGTTAATAGTTGCCTTGAGTGATTTAcaatgatttttttgatatttatagGACTAATAAgaacaatgttaaaaatagaTTGTGTGAAAGTTTTTTTAAGTAATGGCCAATGAATACATTTGTTTTAAAGTTTATACATTTATAAGAtgagttttgaaataaattagatATATATCTGTTTCATTCAGGAAGTTTATGAAGTTCAATATAGTAACCATGTTTATGTTTTCCTTAAACTTTGGACTCAAACAAAAACTTACCTTAAACAATTTCAACTATTTTTGACTTGATAACGTCTTTTAAATGCATTCACAACAAAGTATGCCTCTATCAGCAAATCAGGGTGTTGAAATTTTGAATGGTTTGTCTATTGCACCAGATGTCTGGAGTTCAAATCCCTAGACAGCCCAATATACTTTTAATAATcttaagacgttatcacgtaaaaataGCACCCGACCTTTTAGACAACcaaatttttaaccattttttttttaatttttcaaactttttagaaaaaaaaacttccattgccatttttaagaatCTATTAATCGAGgctaaaacaaagtttcaaaaattttcatggacctgttttcaaaaaaaatttccgaaaATATCGAACAAAAAACTTGAACTATGCCATCTGATTTATTCTATTAAGATGCATGTTtgggaatttaatttaaaactcgctaaatattgtttaaaacaaaatttaaggtggtatgccattttataacTATTATTCATCAAGGTcctaaaacaatataaaaaaaaaagaaatatacatacataccgtTTATGtataatcgatttttgaaaaataaaaaaaaattgatttttaaaactttaattctgttttactgtggcaacaaggaaaaacaacataagtcagtttttacaacttttcaggagagcgctttgaaagtttggcttcccataagaagtcaatgctaatgtcatttttcttttacctgTAATTCAAAAACCgcttaagataaaaatacgaaaaaaatatggtagatAGAATCGCTTATTGTGCATCAGATTTTGTGAAAATCTCAATTTCGACATAAGTTGACTTATGTTGTTATTCCTTGTTGCCACAGTTATATGATGGCATTTTTATATCCTTCCTATAAAAAATCCTTGAAATgagacaaaaaagaaaaacaaggtTCTTTaggaggtaccgttaataatatgtattaaaaaaagaacttgTTTTCAGCAACAGATGGAACTTGtccattttggattttttttttccaaaatcgaaGAAACCGATTTTAAGAAactgcgagacccactttttgaTGTTACAGTTCATTTCTGGCGTTTTGATCTGGggaaaaatttacttttgtgactaatatttcaaaatgacaTTAGTCCTAACCCTGCGGCTACACGCACATCTAAGCCAGCTGCTTCATTATTATTGTGTGAAATTGGTAATTTTAAAATGCATGTTCAAGCGATACGAAAacgttttgataaaaatgaatttctgtAAGTGAGTGAGAAGTTTAACTTTAATCACGTGTTCTTCATTAAATACAATGAGAGAATTACATAAATGAaatcagttttttaaatttgagagtTGCTAGTCACTAGACCTTGCTGCTTCATGGagcaaaataactttttgctttgattttattttttaacttttcataagataagaaaaaaatgttttttataacttgataaataataataatgccaaaaattttttgtacatgGGTTGTCTAGCCTAAAGTTAGACGTccatttccccagcccggacctatcgcaaatttaaagaaaaaagtatgccaaagttttgtacaagttttgtacagttttgtacaaccaaagccgagttttgtacaagcttacaacgaaagttatagccaattgaaagtaccgggctggggaaacgtttcctcagcccggacattttttaaaattgtatcaaaatttaaaaaaaaaaattctaaaattatctacgagttttgtacagttttgtacaacaaaaatcgagttttgtacaagcttagtTAAATAATTAGAGCTAATTTAAGTTTACACTGGGTACATACGTACCAAGCCAGCgttatccaaaacttataaaacttaaatgcaAATTCCATCAAAGAGTTATGTACAGTATTGTACAGATAAAATGGTACATCTAATTTAATTGCTGATatcaatattaattaaattgattcgttcttaattaataacaaaaatctacATTGTGTGTCCTTGAAAACTAATTAGAATATTACATACAGATTTCCCAAAAGTATACTACTAATTTTCACTCCTGAACTTATGAATAAACCTCCCAAAGGTATGCAACGCACTATTTCAAACCGGAAATATGTTACTTCCAAAGGTATgcaagttatttaaaattttaaagttttttttgttttgcatttaattCCCTTTATGAAGTAGGAAATAGCACTTGTAGTCGATACATAAATCAACTaccattttgcttttttttcaaataaataacgtCATGGCCtttttcactacagcccaaattttaaattaaattggtagatttgacattcgaaatgacatATTTTGCGAAATATATGTatcaataacaattttaatagcctgaggagtaaaataaaataaaaaaaaaaaaaaaaacaaacaaacaaaacaacatcatagtacaggtaaaatagtacattaaatcaagaaataaaaaaaaattgttacactcatgaaacttggcaaaaagtttgcttttgggataagaaccaagtacaaaaaaagtctataaaaaatagttgggtggaagggtgttttttcgcggtcaagagggagggggtgaaggtcaaaaatatactgaaacaatttttttgtcgaatatcatcatatgacacatgttttcaaggtattttttgatgctgattctaatgacataaaaataaagttatagccgattgaaaacaagggtgcttgttttttgacttcaacaggtaaaatatgtataaccgaaacccatgggaaaaacatgctacactgatgaaattcgggatgaaggttttagataaagcagggacaaaggattcataaagttcttaaaattgtttttggtgaaagggtgtttttttgatgggttaaattgtgtgtgaggaaggtatcataacagctgacttaaattttattaatttttaaaaatttgtgtaaatgttttggttggtataagaattaagaatctaaaaagtgtacaaaattatcttgagtgaaagggtgtttttttttaagaaatgatgaaattcggaattagtaccacaaaaactataggaaaaaattgttacaccaatgaaatttggtacgagtaaaacgtgtaagaacttatctACAAATGTTTAATATGTCattaaaaccataaataaaatgaatcattggctttttgggaccaaatgcagattttactgtctcttcgaaaaaaaacaccctttcagcaaattattttttataaaaactctttattcttgctttctatcccaaaatcaatgtttttaccaaatttcattagggtgacccatcatttttgttttcactcaaaaaaacaccctaataaccatgatatttttatagacactttatattcttgtttcttatcttaaaagtaacataatcgctaaatttcaatagggtaccccTAATATTATACTCTAGTAATACACACATTTTCAAATATaccaatattttctttactcctaaaaaaaacaccctttcacataaaaaaaatgtatagacttacattattcgtaatttccattggaaagagaacatattgaATGAATGTCGTAAGGGAACTATTTATagcattgattttatcggacttatcgcggattttttgggttcttggttgctgttataaatgaaacatttttaccaaatttcattggtgtaacaattttttcctagtttttgtggtactaattccgaatttcatcatttcttaaaaaaaaaacaccctttcactcaagataattttgtacactttttagattcttaattcttataccaaccaaaacatttacacaaatttttaaaaattaataaaatttaagtcagctgttatgataccttcctcacacacaatttaacccatcaaaaaaacaccctttcaccaaaaacaattttaagaactttatgaatcctttgtccctgctttatctaaaaccttcatcccgaatttcatcagtgtagcatgtttttcccatgggtttcggttatacatattttacctgttgaagtcaaaaaacaagcacccttgttttcaatcggctataactttatttttatgtcattagaatcagcatcaaaaaataccttgaaaacatgtgtcatatgatgatattcgacaaaaaaattgtttcagtatatttttgaccttcaccccctccctcttgaccgcgaaaaaacacccttccacccaactattttttatagactttttttgtacttggttcttatcccaaaagcaaactttttgccaagtttcatgagtgtaacaatttttttttatttcttgatttaatgtactattttacctgtactatgatgttgttttgtttgtttgttttttttttttttttattttattttactcctcaggctattaaaattgttattgatACATATATTTCGCAAAATatgtcatttcgaatgtcaaatctaccaatttaatttaaaatttgggctgtagtgaaaaaGGCCATGacgttatttatttgaaaaaaaagcaaaatggtAGTTGATTTATGTATCGACTACAAGTGCTATTTCCTACTTCATAAAGGGaattaaatgcaaaacaaaaaaaactttaaaattttaaataacttgcATACCTTTGGAAGTAACATATTTCCGGTTTGAAATAGTGCGTTGCATACCTTTGGGAGGTTTATTCATAAGTTCAGGAGTGAAAATTAGTAGTATACTTTTGGGAAATCTGTATGTAATATTCTAATTAGTTTTCAAGGACACACAATgtagatt
Proteins encoded in this region:
- the LOC129921514 gene encoding pancreatic lipase-related protein 2-like gives rise to the protein MKTLAALLLLSVTLICALPIEESNEVSEDGYFVPQLDWSLKWMSAEEIKKEQLKTKARNWFNDRPVDFHLYTRKNPKKSQKISPTDLKGLKKSNFNSNHPTRIIIHGWQNSHQSELNVVIREALLQVMDCNVISVDWSRRLNYFTLNYLSATYMVPKVGVKVAKLIDFLVDEGEMSLDDLHVIGHSLGAHVSGIAGKNVRTGEVHTIIGLDPAGPLYEDAKNEERLTKDDARYVEVIHTNGGTLGFLEPIGHADFYANGGQVQPGCFKIDVVGLCAHLRSYWYYAESIIENSFKSMKCQGYTSAILNTCHDVIDEIRLGGADNYELASGEYYTPVNELPPYGRGDKFNMV